The sequence GGCAAGGCCGGCGGCATCCAGCTGGCCAAGGACCCGGCCGAGGCCCGCCAGCAGGCCGAGCGCATCCTCGGCATGGACATCCGCGGCCACACCGTCCGGCGGGTGCTGGTCGAGCAGGCCTCGGAGATCGCCGCCGAGTACTACGTGGCCATCCTCCACGACCGGGCCAGCAAGGGCTTCCTGGCCATGGCCTCGGTCGAGGGCGGGGTCGAGATCGAGCAGGTCGCCGAGGAGAAGCCCGAGGCGATCGTCAAGGTGCCCGTCAACCCGCTGGTCGGGCTGCGCAGCTACCACGTCAACCAGCTCGTCTACGGCGCCGGCTTCGACGAGCGGGCCCGCAAGGGCGCGGCCCAGCTCCTGGCCAGGCTGTACGAGGTGTTCGTGGCCGCCGACTGCATGCTGGTCGAGGTCAACCCGCTGGTGCTGACCGCCGGCGGCGACGTCATCGCCCTCGACGGCAAGGTCACCCTCGACGACTCCGCGCTGGACCGCCATCCCGACCTGGAGCAGCTGCGCGACACCTTCGCCGTCGACCCCCAGGAGCAGGCGGCCAAGGAGCAGGGCCTCAACTACATCAAGCTCGACGGCTACGTCGGCATCATCGGCAACGGCGCCGGCCTGGTCATGAGCACCCTGGACGTGGTCGCCCAGGCCGGCGGCAAGGCGGCCAACTTCCTCGACGTGGGCGGGGGCGCCTCGG comes from Actinomycetota bacterium and encodes:
- the sucC gene encoding ADP-forming succinate--CoA ligase subunit beta translates to MDLFEHQAKELFAKYGVAVPRGEVAWSPEEAEAAAAEVGGTVVVKAQVQIGGRGKAGGIQLAKDPAEARQQAERILGMDIRGHTVRRVLVEQASEIAAEYYVAILHDRASKGFLAMASVEGGVEIEQVAEEKPEAIVKVPVNPLVGLRSYHVNQLVYGAGFDERARKGAAQLLARLYEVFVAADCMLVEVNPLVLTAGGDVIALDGKVTLDDSALDRHPDLEQLRDTFAVDPQEQAAKEQGLNYIKLDGYVGIIGNGAGLVMSTLDVVAQAGGKAANFLDVGGGASAETMAAGLEVILSDPKVRSVLVNIFGGITRGDLVAQGILDALDRLGDKVKVPLVVRLDGTNAEEGRALLAGSPSDKVVPAATMLDAARKAVELAGAGADTKEGA